One window of the Sphaerochaeta associata genome contains the following:
- a CDS encoding ABC transporter ATP-binding protein: MGNETVVSVSHLTKQYRKGVRAVDDISFSLREGEIFGLLGPNGSGKTTTILMLLGLLESTQGSVSILGNDPFRTPLAVKQQVGYMPDTIGFYEYMTAYENLDYTARFLGLDAEQRRQRITASLAKMRLSSRMNDKVRTFSHGMKRRLGLAELLVKQPKIAILDEPTQGLDPQSIVEFLSLIASLRESEGMTFLLSSHQLDEIQSVCDRVGLFSRGKLISFGTVAELGKQHFGSDVLINLQAEGSTDLLPLLKTQQGVLSVEREGEHTYLIKAEKDIRPSLAQAVIGSGCNLSSLELKQHSLNDIYQLAFKEASNEQT, encoded by the coding sequence ATGGGTAACGAAACCGTAGTAAGCGTTTCCCACCTGACAAAACAATACCGCAAGGGCGTTCGAGCAGTAGATGACATCTCTTTCAGTTTACGGGAAGGAGAAATCTTTGGATTGCTTGGACCCAATGGCTCAGGGAAAACAACCACCATTCTGATGCTCCTGGGTCTGCTGGAGAGCACACAGGGAAGTGTGTCCATACTAGGCAACGACCCCTTCCGAACGCCACTTGCGGTTAAGCAGCAGGTAGGTTACATGCCCGATACCATCGGGTTCTATGAGTATATGACCGCATACGAGAACCTCGACTATACAGCACGATTTCTCGGGTTGGATGCCGAGCAGAGGAGGCAGAGAATCACAGCATCCCTGGCCAAAATGCGGCTCTCATCCCGGATGAATGACAAGGTACGCACCTTTTCACATGGGATGAAACGCAGGCTTGGATTGGCTGAGCTCCTGGTAAAACAACCCAAGATCGCCATTCTTGATGAGCCGACGCAGGGGCTGGACCCGCAGAGTATTGTTGAGTTCCTCTCCCTGATCGCTTCCCTGCGTGAGAGTGAAGGCATGACGTTCCTGCTCTCAAGCCACCAGCTGGACGAAATACAGTCGGTATGCGACCGGGTAGGCCTCTTCTCACGCGGGAAGCTGATCAGTTTCGGTACTGTAGCCGAGCTTGGAAAGCAACACTTCGGCAGTGATGTTTTAATCAATTTGCAAGCTGAAGGGTCAACCGACCTGCTCCCGCTCCTTAAAACCCAGCAAGGTGTCCTGAGCGTGGAACGAGAAGGAGAACACACCTATCTGATTAAAGCAGAGAAGGATATACGCCCAAGCCTTGCCCAGGCAGTGATAGGATCAGGATGCAATCTGTCTTCTCTGGAGTTGAAACAGCACAGCCTTAACGACATCTATCAGTTGGCATTCAAGGAGGCAAGCAATGAACAAACGTGA